CCACAATTACATTCAAGAAAACATATAAAGGAAATAGACAAAAGGATGGTTTTGAGACTTTCAAatattaggaataaattcttccttgtgaagttgcccagagaagctgtggctgccccatccctagaagtgtcccaggccaggctggacaggccttggagcagcctgggatagtggaaggtgtccctgccatggcagggggtggggaacaggatgagttttaaggtccttccaacccaaagcactcCATGTGTCTATGATTTCCTGTGTCAGTGGCATCACCATAGCCTGGCTTGTTTGTGAACTGATTCATAACTGTTTTCACAGCACAGCATGGGAGCAGGTGGTCTCTGATCAGCTGCCAGTGATGAAACATTCAGGTTACAAAGTATTTCAGCAGAAACTGCATTATGGGCACTATTCTTAGGGGCCTGGGGGCTGAAAAACTACTTGTGAAGGAAGGGTTCTTCCACAAGAGGACACAAATTCCAGCAGCTGGCCAGACCTGTTCAGTAAATGAGCCCCTCAGACCAAGGACAGATATGAGCCCTCTCATGCTGAACAGCTACAATAAAGCTTGATAAGAAGGGAATTTCCTGGCCACACCAGCAGTGGTTAGAATGTCACAGAAGCACCCAGAAGTCTCTAAGGTGGTGGGTATCAGGGTTGAATGCTGTCAGGTAATGTTTTCATCCCTCTCCCCCTTGCTGCTAAAAGTGAAAGTGGAAACAGAAATGTGAACAAAGACAGGTGTGGCCATGCTGGAGCTTGGCTCACAGATGTGTGGGGGCTGCTGGCCGTGTGTCTGGGGGAGGACATGCACACAGAAGGGCACAGGAGAGGGGAGTTACCTTTGGGGTCTTCAGCACAAACTTGTGTTTTCCCtcatctgtccccagctgcgCCTTCATCTCGAGCAGCTTTGCCACTTCCTTTGCAATCTAGGGATGGagaaggagggagctgggaacaaGACCACCCACCAGGCCCAGCCCACTGCCTCACCCAGTACCTTCaaccccagcactcccagtgcACCTGGACTCCACAACCACAATACACCCGCTGTTCCCAGTTTCTCAGCAACCAGAGGgacactccctgctcccctccagcaCTTCCCACTTGTCATACAAGCACCCCTATCTCAGCAACGCAAACACCCCCACCATTCCCTGACTCCCACGACCTCCATTACCACTCACAGCTATCTCCCCATTCCTatccccaccaccaccagctcctgctaCACGCACCAGTATCAGCTGTTTCCAGCATCCTCCTCCCAACCATCCTTCCCTTCAATCTAACACCGCTATCACCGGTTCCCACCACGAGTCTCCTCTGCACCCTCAGCCCTTCCACTTCCCAGCCCCGCACTCCCACCCTTCCCGACCCCTCTTTTCCCAACGCCGCCAGTCCTGGCCCGGAAGCCCCTTCACCGGGAACCCCCACACCGGGAGCCCCCACACCGGCACTCCCAGTTCTCTCCCAGTTCTCCCCCCACCGCCCCGcagccctctcccagcccagcaccggCGCCCGCAGCTCCCTCAAGCCCCTCTTGCCCATCCCAACACCGCCCCCGTTCTCATTCCCTGCcgctcccccagcaccccatTCCCGGAGCACCGTAACCCCCGCACCTCGTCAGCATCGGCCTTGTCCTGTTTGAGCCTCCGCACGGTCTCCGCCTGGGCCCGCACCGCCGCCTCCTCCGCCATGGCGAGGCCGCGCCCGCGCCGCGCACGCGCAActcccgcgccgccgccgcgcacGCGCAGCGCCGCCACCGCGGGCAAGTGAAAGCCGGAGGGCGCGGTTTGGGTTTATTATCGGGGTTTTCgtttaatatataaaaatacagtgtTCCCACGCGCGCCCCGGCCTGCGCGGCTGCTCCAGCCGCTCGTTGTGTCCCCCGGTGATGGGACACAACTTCCTCCAAGGCGCTCCCGCAGCTCCGCGCCCGCCGGCAGTGCCCGGCCGCGGGCTGGGACCGGCCCCGCTGCCCGAACAGGAACGGGGGTCCCTTACACTGCCCCCCTCCCTGAGCTGGCAGGTGCCCAACACACCACGGATTCCCCCTCCCACATCTGGAGTTCCACCTGATCCTGCTTGAGCTTCACCGCATCCATCTGTGCCACCACCACCTACAGTGACGGAAATGGCTGCACTGGGACTGCAGGACTGGGAACCCACAAACTTGACCTTCAGAGAAGCTAACCAGAAGGTTAACCTGGTGACCGCACCGTCCATAGCTTTTAAAACCGTCTTACTCCTCAGTTCTCACTGCCTGGGCCAAGGCAATGAGCCTTAGGCCCGTGGGTGTCCCCAGaccacagctggcagggaggggctgagggtgctgcagggttccagctgtgcagcagctctgccaagcagctccagccagagaAGTCCTCAGGGCTCCAGCCTTCTCCTGATCTCATCTATAAGCTTTTCTCTGGGGATGTCAACCTacaaagcaaacagagcagcaatAGAGAAGAGCGCTTTTAAGGACTTAGTGAGGATACCAATGCAGTTTGTATTCTGGTTTTCTGGAGTCCCCCAACAGATCTGTGCTATGGCCTCCCAAAGGAATATTGAGGGAAAACCCAGAGCTCTCCAGTGGTCTCCAGACTCTGGAAGTACCTTAAAACCTGGTGTAAAAGGGCATTCTCACCTCCTTTCTTGTTGCAACATCTCGCAGCTTGACAACTccatctgccagctcctgctctcccacaATGGCAGCAAGAGGGATCCCTGTGTCCTCACAGTactgcagctgcttcagcaATTTAGGATCCTTCTTGTACAGCATCTCTGCCTaggagggaatgggaaaggTCAACCACTAACCCAACTTTGCTCTGATGGGTACTGCACTAaagcaccaaaaccaaaccctgcAACAACCACTTTACTGTCTGGGCTGTTCTTCTCTGTCTGCCTAGATCTAAAGATTGGACCTGATTATCTGggaggtctttttcaacctgaATAACTCTGTGAGCTCAGACAGGCCCAGATCTTGGAGACACACAACTAATGGAGTTGGTCTTGCTGTGCTAGAGCTCCCTTCAGGCTCTCCCTCCCTCACCCGTGACACTGCCAAGCCCAAGTCATTCCTTTACCTTgatccctgcatcccacagctcGGAGATGAGCTTCATTCTGGCAGCAAGCAGGTTTTTCTGAGGTGTAGCCACCAGCACTTGGGTCTCAGTTGTTCGAAGTTTCTCCCCAGAAGCCTGAAGGGACAAACATGGGACCTTGATGTGAGTGACTCCGTGGGAATCTGCAGCTCACAACACCTCACCCCATCTATCTGCAGACCTTAACTCAGTCAGTGACAACCTGGGCACCTTTAATGAGCCCCCCAGAGATTCTGCATTGTGTCACACTACTTAATTGTGTGCTGCTGTTCCTTGGGGACCCTGGCCAACCTCCTGGATGGGACCAGGACAGCTTCCCAATGTCTCCTTTGATTCTTCAGGTACAAACACATTGCCTCAGCTTCATTTGCAAGGAATCACAGGCTCAGAACCAAGCACAGAAAGATTAATCTCCACAGAGGCTTTCCTGGGGTTTATTAGAGTGGGTTCAGAGCTGTTACCAAATTCATTGCTTCAGAATCCCCAGGACAGAAAACTTCAGAGGCAAGACACAAGAATAAAGTGACAGGGGGACAAAGCTCagagccaggcccagagctcaAGGCAGTCTCTAACATTTCCTTGACATCTCCTAAGGAATGCTGCCCTCAGCTGCCCACACCTGCATCCTGATGTGGTGCACAAAAGGACTCTATCTTCTGTGTGTCAGTATTTAGGCATGGGAAGCACCAccccaaaattattttccctttagcACTGTGGAGCTGGAGAATAATAAACAATATTTTGCTTCCTAGAGCCTTCCCCAATGCACTGCCTGCATCACCTAcctccagcctctgttccaggaTGGAGAAGATGCGCTCGATGCCAATGCTGACCCCCACGCAGGGCACCTTGCGGCCCTTGGCATCAAACATGCCCACCAGCCCGTCATAGCGGCCGCCTCCGGCCACGCTGCCAACGCCGAGCGGCTCCTCCACGTGCTcgttctcctgctgcagcagcacagcctcaaAGATCACCCCCGTGTAATAGTCCAGGCCCCGCGCCAGGCTCAGGTCGAAGGAGATCTGCGGGGCACAAGGGCGGCCCCGTCACCGCCCGCTCggggcccagcagggcagctccccctcctgcccccacagCTCCTCACCTTCCCTGTGATGCCAAACAGGGTCAGGTATTCAAACAGCAGCTTCatgtcccccagcccttccttggCCTCCTTGTTCTGGGATAGCTTTGGgtcctggagaagctgctcgATCAGGTCCAGCCCACCTGTGGGGACCAGCCAtgcctcagctgtgccagggcagcagcacctggcacgGTGGCTCTGGCCAGCCAGGGGTGTGCCCTGCACCttccatccccagcccagcacaaggCCAAGGGCATCACCCCGTGGTGCTCACCATGGAGCTGGACATACTCCCCGATGCGATCCGCAGCCTCGGGAGAGAGCCCCTTCTCTCCCACCATCTCACTCCTCACTTCTTCCCACGGCACCTGTGAGGGCACAGAAGGGCATCAATTGCTGCAGGATGTTCTCCTCACCCACTGCCTCCATCAGCCCACATGGGCACAACTTGTGTGGGACAACAGTCAGCGATCTCACTAACCgtgcctctctctctccctcacaGGAATTTTTAACAAATCACCAGGCTTTATTCTTAACCAGGCCCAAGAACTCCTCAACTCCTTTACAGATCCCATCTCAGCTGCTGTGAGACTCTTCTCAACACGAACAGCCACAACAGTGCCCAGCCTAAGACATCCATCCCAAGACCAGAAGTGTTTCCCCTGAGCCCAATGCTGACCTTGTCCAGCTTGTCCActgtgcagcaggcagggatgaACTGGCTGTCTGGAACACCACAGACAGCAAACACACCATTCAAAATCCGACGGTCATTGACCTGGGGGAGGGACAGGCACGCTTACCTTGGGGGCACCCTCTGatgtcatttctttttttcctagtgtGTGGGAAGGTGCAGCTGTTGGCATTTCCTCATGCCTTTCCCCCAGCACCCAAATTCCATGGGAAGAGAAGGTATAGAGGTATGAAAACCACCCTGTGACTATATGGATCTAGTCAGCTACTGGAATTCTGCAGACTGTGGTTAGTCCTGGAAAGAACTCTGCTGACTGCAGCCTCAAGAGAGCTCCTGGTATTCCCAGCTTAAGGCATGTCCAGGCTGAGGTCCAGCCATTACATATACACCATGAGGAGGCAGAGACGTGGGATGAACTTCTGGGTCAG
This genomic interval from Haemorhous mexicanus isolate bHaeMex1 chromosome 15, bHaeMex1.pri, whole genome shotgun sequence contains the following:
- the LOC132334477 gene encoding histidine--tRNA ligase, cytoplasmic-like, with the translated sequence MLHLGPFAAARYLPAGSRLGPLCLAGNRGSFARSWPLAGDRGPLPRQVRAAADGERLPVLKTPKGTRDHAPAQAALRERLLSAVVSCFKRHGAAAIDTPVLELREMLVGKYGEGAKLIYELQDQGGELLALRYDLTVPFARYLAMNKITKMKRYHVAKVYRRDNPATTRGRYREFYQCDFDIAGQFDPMIPDAECLKIVHEILSDLQLGDFVIKVNDRRILNGVFAVCGVPDSQFIPACCTVDKLDKVPWEEVRSEMVGEKGLSPEAADRIGEYVQLHGGLDLIEQLLQDPKLSQNKEAKEGLGDMKLLFEYLTLFGITGKISFDLSLARGLDYYTGVIFEAVLLQQENEHVEEPLGVGSVAGGGRYDGLVGMFDAKGRKVPCVGVSIGIERIFSILEQRLEASGEKLRTTETQVLVATPQKNLLAARMKLISELWDAGIKAEMLYKKDPKLLKQLQYCEDTGIPLAAIVGEQELADGVVKLRDVATRKEVDIPREKLIDEIRRRLEP